In the genome of Dermacentor silvarum isolate Dsil-2018 chromosome 1, BIME_Dsil_1.4, whole genome shotgun sequence, one region contains:
- the LOC119458084 gene encoding sushi, von Willebrand factor type A, EGF and pentraxin domain-containing protein 1-like isoform X2 has protein sequence MKVTTHFKIAPSVHHLSLGSAKIFILFAFTSHVSSTTVKNCTRECEACVPGTHASSACNCCPTRGHCPKPAADDASNRLCVPCNTGTFCKDPGCPACEPCPPGTFTAQRSTQNCTPCEAGFYKPLLGSGTCSACSQGSYTLLKGSTECTVCPAGFYCSCTHCGPLPCPDDAICPVGSTHPTYCYKPLFVKHGYSCYMSDSAIGIIIGVCISAVIMLGFLSARYYYTRWKHQSKNPTEISSLVAESRQDPVYTGL, from the exons ATGAAGGTGACGACACATTTCAAGATTGCGCCGTCCGTGCATCATTTGTCGCTTGGCTCTGCCAAAATTTTTATTCTGTTCG CTTTTACTAGTCACGTTAGCAGCACGACTGTGAAGAACTGCACGAGAGAATGCGAAGCATGTGTTCCAGGGACGCACGCAAGCTCAG CGTGCAACTGTTGCCCCACCCGAGGCCACTGTCCGAAACCAGCAGCCGACGATGCCTCTAATAGACTGTGTGTGCCATGCAACACCGGAACGTTCTGCAA GGACCCGGGTTGTCCAGCTTGCGAGCCTTGCCCACCGGGCACATTCACAGCTCAACGAAGCACACAGAACTGCACACCTTGCGAAGCAG GTTTCTACAAGCCCTTGCTTGGATCTGGAACGTGCAGTGCCTGCTCTCAAGGTAGCTACACTTTGCTGAAAGGCTCTACTGAATGCACGGTCTGTCCTGCTGGCTTCTACTGCTCG TGCACACATTGCGGACCACTGCCTTGCCCTGATGACGCTATTTGTCCTGTTGGGAGCACTCACCCGACTTATTGTTACAAACCACTGTTCGTCAAGCACGGCTATTCCTGCTACATGTCTGATTCAGCGATTGGAATCATCATTGGTGTCTGCATCT CTGCTGTCATAATGTTGGGATTCTTATCAGCCCGATACTACTACACCAGATGGAAGCATCAGTCAAAGAATCCAACAGAAATCAGCTCCCTGGTTGCAGAAAGTCGCCAGGACCCAGTCTACACTGGCCTCTAG
- the LOC119458084 gene encoding signal peptide, CUB and EGF-like domain-containing protein 2 isoform X1 has translation MVQGKEAQLQKNKNKTKKKCTITCTSRADRPRCSFFDNRALPFSFAGLLCLFCTFSAFTSHVSSTTVKNCTRECEACVPGTHASSACNCCPTRGHCPKPAADDASNRLCVPCNTGTFCKDPGCPACEPCPPGTFTAQRSTQNCTPCEAGFYKPLLGSGTCSACSQGSYTLLKGSTECTVCPAGFYCSCTHCGPLPCPDDAICPVGSTHPTYCYKPLFVKHGYSCYMSDSAIGIIIGVCISAVIMLGFLSARYYYTRWKHQSKNPTEISSLVAESRQDPVYTGL, from the exons atggttcaaggcaaggaggcacaattacaaaaaaacaaaaacaaaacaaaaaaaaagtgcacgaTTACCTGCACATCCCGTGCCGATCGCCCGCGTTGTTCGTTCTTCGACAATCGCGCGTTGCCCTTTAGCTTTGCCGGCTTACTGTGTTTGTTTTGCACATTTTCAGCTTTTACTAGTCACGTTAGCAGCACGACTGTGAAGAACTGCACGAGAGAATGCGAAGCATGTGTTCCAGGGACGCACGCAAGCTCAG CGTGCAACTGTTGCCCCACCCGAGGCCACTGTCCGAAACCAGCAGCCGACGATGCCTCTAATAGACTGTGTGTGCCATGCAACACCGGAACGTTCTGCAA GGACCCGGGTTGTCCAGCTTGCGAGCCTTGCCCACCGGGCACATTCACAGCTCAACGAAGCACACAGAACTGCACACCTTGCGAAGCAG GTTTCTACAAGCCCTTGCTTGGATCTGGAACGTGCAGTGCCTGCTCTCAAGGTAGCTACACTTTGCTGAAAGGCTCTACTGAATGCACGGTCTGTCCTGCTGGCTTCTACTGCTCG TGCACACATTGCGGACCACTGCCTTGCCCTGATGACGCTATTTGTCCTGTTGGGAGCACTCACCCGACTTATTGTTACAAACCACTGTTCGTCAAGCACGGCTATTCCTGCTACATGTCTGATTCAGCGATTGGAATCATCATTGGTGTCTGCATCT CTGCTGTCATAATGTTGGGATTCTTATCAGCCCGATACTACTACACCAGATGGAAGCATCAGTCAAAGAATCCAACAGAAATCAGCTCCCTGGTTGCAGAAAGTCGCCAGGACCCAGTCTACACTGGCCTCTAG